One stretch of Macaca nemestrina isolate mMacNem1 chromosome 17, mMacNem.hap1, whole genome shotgun sequence DNA includes these proteins:
- the LOC105472429 gene encoding zinc finger protein 652 isoform X1: MSHTASSCQELVENCAVHVAGMAQEDSRRGQVPSSFYHGANQELDLSTKVYKRESGSPYSVLVDTKMSKPHLHETEEQPYFRETRAVSDVHAVKEDRENSDDTEEEEEEVSYKREQIIVEVNLNNQTLNVSKGEKGVSSQSKETPVLKTSSEEEEEESEEEATDDSNDYGENEKQKKKEKIVEKVSVTQRRTRRAASVAAATTSPTPRTTRGRRKSVEPPKRKKRATKEPKAPVQKAKCEEKETLTCEKCPRVFNTRWYLEKHMNVTHRRMQICDKCGKKFVLESELSLHQQTDCEKNIQCVSCNKSFKKLWSLHEHIKIVHGYAEKKFSCEICEKKFYTMAHVRKHMVAHTKDMPFTCETCGKSFKRSMSLKVHSLQHSGEKPFRCENCDERFQYKYQLRSHMSIHIGHKQFMCQWCGKDFNMKQYFDEHMKTHTGEKPFICEICGKSFTSRPNMKRHRRTHTGEKPYPCDVCGQRFRFSNMLKAHKEKCFRVTSPVNVPPAVQIPLTTSPATPVPSVVNTPTTPTPPINMNPVSTLPPRPIPHPFSHLHIHPHPHHPHHLPIPPVPHLPPPPALFKSEPLNHRGQSDDSFLRHLAEKNSSAQHH, from the exons ATGAGCCACACAGCCAGTTCTTGTCAGGAACTGGTTGAAAACTGTGCTGTGCATGTAGCAGGAATGGCACAAGAAGATAGCCGTCGTGGTCAAGTGCCATCTTCCTTTTATCATGGTGCCAACCAAGAACTTGACCTGTCCACCAAAGTGTACAAAAGGGAGTCAGGAAGTCCTTATTCTGTGTTAGTGGACACCAAGATGAGCAAGCCACATCTCCATGAAACAGAAGAACAGCCGTATTTCAGGGAGACAAGAGCAGTGTCTGACGTGCATGCTGTTAAGGAAGACCGGGAGAATTCTGATGAcacagaagaggaagaggaagaagtctCTTACAAAAGGGAGCAGATCATAGTGGAGGTAAACCTTAATAATCAAACATTAAATGTGTCTAAAGGGGAAAAGGGTGTCTCTTCTCAGTCCAAAGAGACTCCTGTTCTTAAGACAAGcagtgaggaggaagaggaagagagtgagGAAGAGGCCACAGATGACAGCAATGACTATGGAGAGAatgaaaagcagaagaaaaaggagaagatagTAGAGAAAGTCAGCGTTACACAAaggagaaccaggagagctgCCTCTGTTGCCGCAGCTACCACTTCCCCTACTCCCAGAACTACAAGAGGTCGTAGGAAGAGTGTAGAGCCACCTAAGCGTAAGAAGCGGGCCACAAAGGAGCCCAAAGCACCAGTCCAGAAAGCTAAGTGTGAAGAGAAAGAGACTCTGACCTGTGAGAAGTGCCCCAGGGTATTTAACACTCGCTGGTACCTGGAGAAGCACATGAACGTTACTCACAGGCGCATGCAGATTTGTGATAAATGTGGCAAGAAGTTTGTCCTGGAAAGTGAGCTGTCCCTTCACCAGCAAACAGACTGTGAAAAAAACATTCAG TGTGTTTCCTGTAACAAATCGTTCAAGAAACTCTGGTCCCTTCATGAGCATATCAAGATCGTCCATGGATATGCAGAAAAGAAATTTTCCTGTGAAATTTGTGAGAAGAAATTCTATACCATGGCTCATGTGCGGAAACACATGGTTG CACACACAAAAGACATGCCATTTACATGTGAAACCTGTGGAAAATCATTCAAACGCAGTATGTCACTCAAGGTGCACTCCTTGCAGCATTCTGGAGAGAAGCCCTTCAGATGCGAG AACTGTGACGAAAGGTTTCAGTACAAGTACCAGCTACGCTCCCACATGAGCATTCATATTGGGCACAAACAGTTCATGTGCCAGTGGTGTGGCAAGGATTTCAACATGAAGCAGTACTTCGACGAACACATGAAAACACACACTG GAGAGAAACCCTTTATCTGTGAAATCTGTGGCAAAAGCTTCACCAGCCGCCCCAACATGAAGAGACACCGCAGAACTCACACAGGCGAGAAGCCCTATCCATGTGATGTGTGTGGCCAGCGGTTCCGCTTCTCGAATATGCTTAAGGCCCACAAGGAGAAGTGCTTTCGGGTGACCAGCCCCGTGAATGTGCCACCTGCTGTCCAGATCCCACTTACAACTTCCCCAGCCACCCCAGTTCCTTCTGTGGTGAACACACCCACAACCCCAACCCCTCCAATCAATATGAATCCTGTAAGCACTCTTCCCCCTCGGCCCATCCCCCACCCCTTCTCACACCTGCACATCCACCCACACCCTCACCACCCGCACCACCTTCCCATCCCTCCAGTCCCTCAcctccccccacctccagccctctTTAAGAGTGAGCCTTTAAATCATAGAGGCCAGAGTGATGACAGCTTTCTGCGGCACCTGGCAGAGAAGAACAGTTCAGCACAGCATCATTAA
- the LOC105472429 gene encoding zinc finger protein 652 isoform X2, producing the protein MSHTASSCQELVENCAVHVAGMAQEDSRRGQVPSSFYHGANQELDLSTKVYKRESGSPYSVLVDTKMSKPHLHETEEQPYFRETRAVSDVHAVKEDRENSDDTEEEEEEVSYKREQIIVEVNLNNQTLNVSKGEKGVSSQSKETPVLKTSSEEEEEESEEEATDDSNDYGENEKQKKKEKIVEKVSVTQRRTRRAASVAAATTSPTPRTTRGRRKSVEPPKRKKRATKEPKAPVQKAKCEEKETLTCEKCPRVFNTRWYLEKHMNVTHRRMQICDKCGKKFVLESELSLHQQTDCEKNIQCVSCNKSFKKLWSLHEHIKIVHGYAEKKFSCEICEKKFYTMAHVRKHMVAHTKDMPFTCETCGKSFKRSMSLKVHSLQHSGEKPFRCENCDERFQYKYQLRSHMSIHIGHKQFMCQWCGKDFNMKQYFDEHMKTHTGEKPFICEICGKSFTSRPNMKRHRRTHTEARVMTAFCGTWQRRTVQHSIINIRLLSVFSRRHVPMCERAQRESVSISLVLRLSSASTKSFASVTESTDPRE; encoded by the exons ATGAGCCACACAGCCAGTTCTTGTCAGGAACTGGTTGAAAACTGTGCTGTGCATGTAGCAGGAATGGCACAAGAAGATAGCCGTCGTGGTCAAGTGCCATCTTCCTTTTATCATGGTGCCAACCAAGAACTTGACCTGTCCACCAAAGTGTACAAAAGGGAGTCAGGAAGTCCTTATTCTGTGTTAGTGGACACCAAGATGAGCAAGCCACATCTCCATGAAACAGAAGAACAGCCGTATTTCAGGGAGACAAGAGCAGTGTCTGACGTGCATGCTGTTAAGGAAGACCGGGAGAATTCTGATGAcacagaagaggaagaggaagaagtctCTTACAAAAGGGAGCAGATCATAGTGGAGGTAAACCTTAATAATCAAACATTAAATGTGTCTAAAGGGGAAAAGGGTGTCTCTTCTCAGTCCAAAGAGACTCCTGTTCTTAAGACAAGcagtgaggaggaagaggaagagagtgagGAAGAGGCCACAGATGACAGCAATGACTATGGAGAGAatgaaaagcagaagaaaaaggagaagatagTAGAGAAAGTCAGCGTTACACAAaggagaaccaggagagctgCCTCTGTTGCCGCAGCTACCACTTCCCCTACTCCCAGAACTACAAGAGGTCGTAGGAAGAGTGTAGAGCCACCTAAGCGTAAGAAGCGGGCCACAAAGGAGCCCAAAGCACCAGTCCAGAAAGCTAAGTGTGAAGAGAAAGAGACTCTGACCTGTGAGAAGTGCCCCAGGGTATTTAACACTCGCTGGTACCTGGAGAAGCACATGAACGTTACTCACAGGCGCATGCAGATTTGTGATAAATGTGGCAAGAAGTTTGTCCTGGAAAGTGAGCTGTCCCTTCACCAGCAAACAGACTGTGAAAAAAACATTCAG TGTGTTTCCTGTAACAAATCGTTCAAGAAACTCTGGTCCCTTCATGAGCATATCAAGATCGTCCATGGATATGCAGAAAAGAAATTTTCCTGTGAAATTTGTGAGAAGAAATTCTATACCATGGCTCATGTGCGGAAACACATGGTTG CACACACAAAAGACATGCCATTTACATGTGAAACCTGTGGAAAATCATTCAAACGCAGTATGTCACTCAAGGTGCACTCCTTGCAGCATTCTGGAGAGAAGCCCTTCAGATGCGAG AACTGTGACGAAAGGTTTCAGTACAAGTACCAGCTACGCTCCCACATGAGCATTCATATTGGGCACAAACAGTTCATGTGCCAGTGGTGTGGCAAGGATTTCAACATGAAGCAGTACTTCGACGAACACATGAAAACACACACTG GAGAGAAACCCTTTATCTGTGAAATCTGTGGCAAAAGCTTCACCAGCCGCCCCAACATGAAGAGACACCGCAGAACTCACACAG AGGCCAGAGTGATGACAGCTTTCTGCGGCACCTGGCAGAGAAGAACAGTTCAGCACAGCATCATTAACATCCGTCTCCTTAGTGTGTTCTCCAGGAGACACGTCCCCATGTGTGAGCGTGCACAGAGGGAGTCAGTGAGCATTTCCTTAGTTCTCAGACTCTCCTCCGCCTCTACCAAGAGCTTCGCCAGTGTCACTGAATCAACAGATCCAAGGGAATGA